In a genomic window of Magnolia sinica isolate HGM2019 chromosome 14, MsV1, whole genome shotgun sequence:
- the LOC131226034 gene encoding probable LRR receptor-like serine/threonine-protein kinase At5g59680 → MAPFSLLLFLLFSLFTTILSQPQYPKGFLINCGAVIPSQINGRQWLPDSPYISSGTPRIIPLPGILPALSTLRSFPLSASRKFCYTIPVYRTGKYLVRTTYFYGGFDGRDLPPVFDQIVDGTVWSVVNTTEDYRNGLSTYYEGVFLAKGRTMSICVGRNTYTDSEMFISTLELLLVGNSLYNSTDFSMYGLTTVARHNFGYGGPVLRFPDDQFDRFWRPFTDSNTAITSPGNASASGIWNLPPSKVFDTALTTDQVKPMELQWPPVSLPNSNYSIALYFADNRGNLSADSTVFNVSINGIEFYHNLKPTPSGVAVFVTQWPLSGLTKLVLTPAAGSNLGPLISAGEVFGILVLGGRTVTRDIIALEGLRKNLQNSPLVWNGDPCLPREYSWTGITCSEGSLVRVVALNLSNMGLSGSLSQGISNLTALTDILLGNNNLSGPIPDLSPLRRLERLHLQDNQLSGEIPPSLGNIVRLRELFLQNNNLTGEVPSSLKGKSGLNLQTSGNQFSLSSATPPS, encoded by the exons ATggctcctttctctcttctcctctttctccttttctctctcttcaccACCATCCTCTCCCAACCCCAATACCCTAAAG GTTTCCTCATCAACTGTGGCGCCGTTATCCCATCCCAAATCAACGGCCGCCAGTGGCTCCCCGATTCCCCCTACATATCTTCTGGGACGCCCCGGATCATCCCCCTCCCTGGCATCCTCCCTGCTCTCTCCACCCTCCGATCATTCCCCCTGTCCGCCAGCCGGAAATTCTGCTACACCATCCCCGTCTACCGTACCGGCAAGTACCTCGTCCGCACTACCTACTTCTATGGTGGGTTCGACGGCCGGGATTTGCCCCCGGTTTTTGACCAGATTGTGGATGGGACGGTGTGGAGCGTGGTTAACACAACAGAGGATTACCGGAATGGACTGTCCACGTATTACGAGGGTGTGTTCTTGGCAAAAGGGCGGACGATGAGCATATGCGTTGGGAGGAACACGTATACAGATTCAGAGATGTTCATTTCGACATTGGAGCTGCTGCTGGTGGGGAACTCGCTCTACAATTCAACTGATTTTAGCATGTATGGCCTAACTACGGTCGCGAGGCACAATTTCGGATATGGAGGACCGGTTTTGAG GTTTCCTGATGACCAGTTCGATCGATTCTGGAGACCATTTACAGACAGTAATACTGCCATAACCAGCCCTGGAAACGCCTCCGCATCCGGTATCTGGAATCTCCCTCCCTCAAAGGTGTTTGACACCGCTCTGACGACAGACCAAGTGAAACCCATGGAGTTGCAGTGGCCTCCTGTTTCCCTCCCAAATTCCAACTACTCCATTGCTTTGTACTTTGCTGATAACCGTGGTAATTTATCAGCGGACTCCACGGTATTCAATGTCTCGATAAACGGCATAGAGTTCTACCACAATCTGAAGCCGACTCCTTCTGGTGTTGCTGTCTTTGTGACCCAGTGGCCTCTTTCTGGTCTTACAAAGCTTGTGTTGACTCCTGCGGCTGGATCAAATTTGGGTCCTCTGATCAGTGCTGGAGAGGTTTTCGGCATACTAGTTCTTGGAGGAAGAACTGTCACACGAGATA TTATTGCTTTGGAGGGACTAAGGAAAAATTTGCAAAACTCTCCCCTTGTTTGGAACGGTGATCCTTGCCTACCACGTGAATACTCATGGACTGGAATCACATGCTCTGAAGGATCCCTTGTCCGCGTTGTTGCTTT GAATCTTTCGAATATGGGTCTTTCTGGATCTCTGTCTCAGGGTATTTCCAATTTGACTGCACTGACCGACAT CTTGCTTGGGAACAACAATCTGTCAGGACCTATTCCGGATCTCAGCCCATTGAGGAGGCTGGAAAGATT GCATTTGCAGGATAACCAATTGAGTGGAGAGATTCCTCCATCACTAGGAAACATTGTCCGTCTGCGTGAACT